Proteins encoded by one window of Hyphomicrobium nitrativorans NL23:
- a CDS encoding DUF3126 family protein has translation MKKDELAKVEAYLRKTFGTKNLSVRARPKKDDSAEVYIGDDFVAVLFREEEEGEVSYQFQMAILEMDLEEA, from the coding sequence GTGAAGAAGGACGAGCTGGCCAAGGTCGAGGCGTATCTGAGGAAGACATTCGGGACGAAGAACCTGTCGGTGCGGGCGCGTCCCAAGAAGGACGATAGTGCCGAGGTCTATATCGGAGACGATTTCGTCGCCGTGCTGTTCCGCGAGGAGGAAGAGGGCGAAGTGTCCTATCAGTTCCAGATGGCCATCCTTGAGATGGATCTCGAAGAGGCTTGA
- the cysE gene encoding serine O-acetyltransferase has protein sequence MNSAKQPVQAGKGERRTPSRRAGDDPIWLALRSEAEAAMAAEPALTGFIYATVASHENLEDAICHRIAQRLGHADVDAGLIVQTFRDVLASQPELGRAFRADLAAVIERDPATARYLDPFLYFKGFHALVTHRFAHELWRQGRRDFALYMQSQSSRMFSVDIHPAARIGKGLMLDHATGIVIGETATIGDNCSFLHAVTLGGSGKQTGDRHPKIGSCVLIGAGAKVLGNIHVGNSSRIAAGSVVLSDVPPHVTVAGVPARIVGPAGAEPGRTMDQTFESDPGIGPDDYAML, from the coding sequence ATGAACAGTGCCAAGCAGCCGGTCCAGGCCGGAAAGGGCGAGCGGCGCACGCCCTCCCGCCGCGCTGGCGACGATCCGATCTGGCTGGCGCTCCGCAGCGAGGCGGAAGCTGCGATGGCGGCCGAGCCTGCGCTGACGGGGTTCATCTACGCAACCGTCGCGAGCCATGAGAACCTGGAAGATGCGATCTGCCATCGCATCGCGCAGCGCCTCGGCCATGCGGACGTCGACGCGGGCCTCATCGTCCAGACGTTCCGGGACGTGCTCGCGTCCCAGCCGGAACTCGGCCGCGCGTTTCGCGCCGACCTCGCAGCCGTAATCGAGCGCGATCCTGCAACGGCGCGCTATCTCGATCCCTTTCTCTATTTCAAAGGTTTTCACGCCCTCGTCACGCATCGCTTTGCGCACGAGCTGTGGCGTCAAGGCCGGCGCGACTTTGCGCTTTACATGCAAAGCCAGTCGTCGCGCATGTTCTCGGTCGACATCCATCCCGCAGCGCGTATCGGCAAGGGGTTGATGCTGGACCATGCGACCGGCATCGTGATCGGCGAGACGGCGACCATCGGCGACAACTGCTCGTTCCTGCACGCGGTGACGCTGGGCGGCAGCGGCAAGCAGACGGGCGACCGCCATCCCAAGATCGGCTCCTGCGTGCTGATCGGCGCCGGCGCCAAGGTGCTCGGAAACATTCACGTGGGAAACAGCTCGCGCATCGCCGCGGGCTCGGTGGTGCTCTCGGATGTCCCACCGCATGTGACGGTTGCCGGCGTGCCGGCGCGCATCGTCGGCCCGGCTGGCGCGGAACCCGGACGAACGATGGACCAGACGTTCGAATCCGATCCCGGGATCGGGCCCGATGATTATGCAATGCTCTAG
- a CDS encoding gamma carbonic anhydrase family protein → MALYDLDDTRVETPADGNFWVAPNAVVLGKVRIETDASVWFGAVLRGDNELIRIGARSNVQDGCVLHTDPGFPLDIAEDCTVGHMAMLHGCTIGRGSLIGIGAVILNGAKIGEECVIGANALIPEGKVIPPRSMVLGSPGKIVRELTDEDVARFGKGAGRYVANWKRYKAGFRPAP, encoded by the coding sequence ATGGCACTTTACGACCTCGACGACACGCGCGTCGAAACCCCGGCCGACGGCAACTTCTGGGTTGCGCCCAATGCGGTCGTGCTGGGCAAGGTGCGGATCGAAACCGACGCGAGCGTGTGGTTCGGGGCGGTGCTGCGCGGCGACAACGAGCTGATCCGCATCGGCGCGCGCTCGAACGTGCAGGACGGCTGCGTGCTCCACACGGACCCCGGTTTCCCGCTCGACATCGCGGAGGACTGCACCGTCGGCCACATGGCGATGCTGCACGGCTGCACCATCGGCCGGGGCAGTCTGATCGGCATCGGCGCGGTCATCCTCAACGGCGCCAAGATTGGCGAGGAATGCGTGATCGGTGCCAACGCACTGATCCCCGAGGGCAAGGTGATCCCGCCGCGGTCCATGGTGCTCGGCTCTCCGGGCAAGATCGTACGCGAGCTCACGGACGAGGATGTCGCCCGCTTCGGCAAAGGCGCGGGCCGCTATGTCGCGAACTGGAAGCGCTACAAGGCAGGTTTCCGCCCGGCACCGTAA
- a CDS encoding PilZ domain-containing protein, with translation MSASPANHIRSSIRLDTRIVPDRRRHKRFHLALLGRFMRANKQEFPCRLNDISVGGAAVMSPVEVEMGERIVAYFDEIGGLEGEVARLFDGGFGMRFRVSQHKREKLAAQITWLVNKAELGDSFGRKHKRFELVNKTSTLKLPDGSSVDCRVLDVSLSGASIGTEARPSPGDVVMLGKLRCKVMRYHDRGIGVQFLDIPDPEALRRYFG, from the coding sequence ATGTCCGCCAGTCCAGCCAATCACATCCGTTCCTCGATCCGGCTCGACACGAGGATCGTGCCCGACAGAAGGCGCCACAAGCGCTTTCACCTCGCGCTTCTTGGCCGTTTCATGCGCGCCAACAAGCAGGAGTTTCCTTGCAGGCTCAACGATATCTCGGTGGGAGGTGCGGCCGTGATGTCGCCCGTCGAGGTTGAGATGGGCGAGCGCATCGTTGCCTACTTCGACGAAATCGGCGGGCTGGAGGGCGAAGTGGCCCGGCTTTTCGACGGTGGCTTCGGCATGCGCTTCCGCGTGAGCCAGCACAAACGCGAGAAGCTCGCGGCTCAGATCACATGGCTGGTCAACAAGGCCGAGCTCGGCGACAGCTTCGGCCGCAAGCACAAACGCTTCGAACTGGTCAACAAAACGTCAACGTTGAAGCTCCCTGACGGCTCCTCCGTCGATTGCCGGGTGCTCGACGTTTCACTGTCGGGCGCCTCCATCGGAACGGAGGCGCGGCCGTCGCCCGGGGATGTGGTGATGCTCGGGAAACTGCGGTGCAAGGTCATGCGTTATCACGACCGCGGGATTGGCGTGCAATTCCTCGACATTCCAGATCCAGAGGCTTTGCGGCGCTATTTCGGCTGA
- a CDS encoding PAS domain-containing protein yields MQAVAQFQHRATQALYAYWNDVRAGRRAPRRLEIQPAQLGGLLLDTFILERTDRSTYLFRLAGTRVSNWLGADLRTRNFLSCWGEADRAMLERHLAAISELGRVGVFTGEGYLSDTAAPAGSRAAASFELIVLPLMHTGHAIDRLLCLLVPLDDRAADAHSPRRGLKLLAAEEIWPEGVSREPFMDPPPALNPNVRMARIVRQGRRQFRVYQGGRVGEAPQADAERP; encoded by the coding sequence GTGCAAGCGGTCGCTCAGTTTCAACATCGTGCCACACAGGCCCTTTACGCCTATTGGAACGACGTCCGGGCCGGCCGGCGGGCGCCGAGGCGGCTCGAAATCCAGCCAGCCCAGCTTGGAGGCCTTCTGCTCGATACCTTCATTCTGGAGCGCACGGACCGCTCGACCTACCTGTTCCGCCTGGCTGGCACCCGGGTTTCCAACTGGCTCGGCGCGGATCTCAGAACCCGCAACTTTCTCTCCTGTTGGGGCGAAGCGGACCGGGCCATGCTGGAACGCCACCTGGCCGCAATTTCCGAACTGGGACGCGTCGGCGTGTTCACCGGCGAGGGCTATCTTTCCGACACCGCGGCCCCGGCCGGATCTCGCGCCGCAGCGTCTTTCGAGCTGATCGTGTTGCCGCTCATGCACACGGGGCACGCGATCGACCGCTTGCTCTGTCTTCTCGTTCCCCTCGACGACAGGGCCGCCGACGCGCATAGCCCGCGCCGAGGGCTCAAGCTTCTTGCGGCCGAAGAGATCTGGCCGGAGGGCGTGTCGCGGGAGCCCTTTATGGATCCGCCGCCCGCTCTCAATCCGAATGTCCGCATGGCCCGGATCGTTCGCCAGGGGCGACGGCAGTTCCGCGTGTATCAGGGCGGACGCGTGGGCGAGGCGCCGCAGGCCGACGCCGAGCGGCCGTAG
- a CDS encoding rhomboid family intramembrane serine protease: MTPTDTSQEPVFNVPNCVVGVLAVLVLVHLGRTVLTSEGDLWFVLASAFIPGRYGPLGEVLPGGELAKLTSPFTHMLVHGDWIHLALNSAWLLAFGGAIAARTGAVRFLAFFILSGLGGALAFYIANEGQMTPMIGASGAISGLLGGTLRILFPAMNNGGFRRLREAPRSIPLMPLGETLTDRRVIVTSAVLVLINVLTIIGFGAAQNSAGIAWEAHLGGYAIGIFTYGLFDDVSRFADDPQLDTD; encoded by the coding sequence GTGACCCCGACGGATACGTCTCAAGAGCCCGTATTTAATGTCCCGAATTGTGTCGTCGGCGTGTTGGCTGTCCTGGTGCTGGTCCACCTGGGCCGCACCGTGCTGACGTCCGAAGGCGATTTGTGGTTCGTGCTGGCCTCAGCCTTCATCCCCGGCCGCTACGGTCCGCTCGGCGAGGTGCTTCCGGGAGGCGAGTTGGCCAAGCTCACCTCGCCCTTTACCCACATGCTCGTACACGGCGACTGGATTCATCTCGCGCTCAATTCCGCCTGGCTTCTCGCCTTCGGCGGCGCAATAGCGGCGCGCACGGGGGCGGTCCGTTTCCTCGCGTTCTTCATCCTCTCGGGGCTCGGCGGGGCGTTGGCGTTCTACATCGCCAACGAGGGCCAGATGACGCCCATGATCGGGGCGTCCGGCGCGATCTCCGGCCTCCTAGGCGGAACGCTCCGTATTCTGTTTCCGGCCATGAATAACGGGGGCTTCCGGCGTTTGCGCGAAGCGCCGCGTTCGATTCCGCTGATGCCGCTCGGGGAGACTTTGACCGACCGTCGGGTGATCGTCACCAGTGCAGTTCTGGTGCTTATAAATGTTCTGACGATCATCGGTTTTGGCGCTGCACAAAATTCAGCGGGCATTGCTTGGGAGGCGCATCTCGGTGGCTATGCGATAGGGATCTTTACTTATGGTCTTTTCGACGATGTTTCCCGCTTCGCAGATGATCCGCAACTCGACACGGATTGA
- a CDS encoding transglutaminase-like cysteine peptidase yields MKRIFMCIAAMAAFAGPAGAMPDVVVPETNTSSSPFMRVYGPAQPPYGFVRFCERNPDACRARHIEDIRFQPTPERLSELDEVNRWVNHAIAPATDMEIYGVSEFWTFPVDRGDCEDYALLKQKILIQRGWPKSSLLLTVVRDEKGEGHAVLTARTSQGDFVLDNKIDDVRLWNASGYYFLMRQSYLDPRVWVSLDVNDRTAPDAIAGVQDGR; encoded by the coding sequence ATGAAGCGTATTTTCATGTGCATCGCGGCAATGGCCGCTTTCGCCGGACCGGCCGGTGCCATGCCGGACGTGGTCGTGCCTGAGACCAACACCAGCAGTTCTCCGTTCATGCGGGTCTACGGTCCCGCGCAGCCGCCCTACGGGTTCGTCCGCTTCTGCGAGCGCAACCCGGATGCCTGCCGGGCGCGCCACATCGAAGACATCCGCTTTCAGCCCACGCCCGAGCGCTTGAGCGAACTCGACGAGGTCAATCGCTGGGTCAACCACGCCATCGCGCCGGCTACCGACATGGAGATTTACGGGGTCAGCGAGTTCTGGACCTTCCCCGTCGATCGCGGCGACTGCGAGGACTACGCACTCCTCAAGCAAAAGATCCTGATCCAGCGCGGCTGGCCCAAGAGTTCGCTTCTGCTGACGGTCGTGCGCGACGAGAAGGGTGAAGGCCATGCCGTGCTCACCGCGCGCACCTCGCAGGGCGACTTCGTGCTCGACAACAAAATCGACGATGTGCGCCTCTGGAATGCGTCCGGCTATTACTTTCTGATGCGCCAATCGTATCTCGATCCGCGCGTGTGGGTGTCGCTCGACGTCAACGACCGCACGGCGCCGGACGCCATCGCTGGCGTGCAGGACGGGCGTTAA
- a CDS encoding enoyl-CoA hydratase, translated as MTDTPATPPDLRLEIEGPLAWIVADNPGRMNAFTADMWAKLPQHIQAAEADAAVRVIILRGAGTRAFSAGADISEFESARTGAAAADYDRLNHEAFDALLGASKPVIAMIHGFCLGGGLGIAACADLRLADHRAQFAIPAAKLGLGYNARWVQPLLALAAPAFVKEMLFTGRRVSGEEALRIGIVNTLTDADTLEIAVRTLAAEIAGNAPLTVSAAKLAIDELTRHPEQPDFAKLDAAVLACFESTDYAEGRRAFLEKRKPAFQGR; from the coding sequence ATGACCGATACTCCCGCCACACCGCCCGATCTCAGGCTTGAGATCGAGGGTCCCCTCGCCTGGATCGTTGCCGACAATCCCGGCCGTATGAACGCGTTCACAGCCGACATGTGGGCCAAGTTGCCGCAACACATTCAAGCCGCGGAGGCAGATGCCGCCGTACGCGTCATCATCCTGCGCGGTGCGGGGACGCGGGCGTTCTCCGCAGGGGCCGACATCTCTGAATTCGAAAGCGCGCGCACGGGCGCCGCCGCCGCCGACTACGACCGCCTCAACCACGAGGCGTTCGACGCTCTTCTCGGCGCGAGCAAGCCGGTGATCGCGATGATCCACGGCTTCTGTCTCGGCGGCGGCCTCGGCATCGCGGCGTGCGCCGACCTCAGGCTCGCAGACCATCGCGCGCAGTTCGCCATTCCGGCCGCGAAGCTCGGTCTCGGCTACAATGCCCGCTGGGTGCAACCTCTGCTCGCACTCGCCGCTCCCGCCTTCGTGAAGGAGATGCTGTTTACGGGCCGGCGGGTTTCGGGCGAGGAAGCGCTCAGGATCGGCATCGTCAACACGCTGACCGATGCGGATACGCTGGAGATCGCGGTCCGAACGCTTGCGGCCGAGATCGCAGGCAACGCACCGCTCACCGTCAGCGCCGCCAAGCTCGCCATCGATGAACTCACCCGCCATCCCGAGCAGCCCGACTTCGCGAAACTCGATGCCGCCGTGCTCGCGTGTTTCGAGAGCACGGACTATGCGGAAGGGCGCCGGGCGTTCCTCGAAAAGCGCAAGCCCGCGTTCCAGGGCCGCTGA